A stretch of the Acanthochromis polyacanthus isolate Apoly-LR-REF ecotype Palm Island chromosome 22, KAUST_Apoly_ChrSc, whole genome shotgun sequence genome encodes the following:
- the LOC127531819 gene encoding involucrin-like isoform X11, with product MVEHLQLMVEHLQLMVEHLQVMEEHLQLMEEHLQLMVEHLQVKEEHLQLTEEHLQLTEEHLQLMVEHLQLMVEHLQLMVEHLQVKEEHLQLMVEHLQVKEEHLQLMVEHLQVMVEHLQLMVEHLQLMVEHLQLMEEHLQLTVEHLQLTVEHLQLTVEHLQLTVEHLQLTEEHLQVMEEHLQLMVEHLQVMEEHLQLMVEHLQLMVE from the exons atggtggaacatctacagctgatggtggaacatctacagctgatggtggaacatctacaggtaatggaggaacatctacagctgatggaggaacatctacagctgatggtggaacatctacaggtgaaggaggaacatctacagctgacggaggaacatctacagctgacggaggaacatctacagctgatggtggaacatctacagctgatggtggaacatctacagctgatggtggaacatctacaggtgaaggaggaacatctacagctgatggtggaacatctacaggtgaaggaggaacatctacagctgatggtggaacatctacaggtgatggtggaacatctacagctgatggtggaacatctacagctgatggtggaacatctacag ctgatggaggaacatctacagctgacggtggaacatctacagctgacggtggaacatctacagctgacggtggaacatctacagctgacggtggaacatctacagctgacggaggaacatctacaggtgatggaggaacatctacagctgatggtggaacatctacaggtgatggaggaacatctacagctgatggtggaacatctacagctgatggtggaatGA
- the LOC127531819 gene encoding involucrin-like isoform X17, with protein MVEHLQLMVEHLQLMVEHLQVMEEHLQLMEEHLQLMVEHLQVKEEHLQLTEEHLQLTEEHLQLMVEHLQLMVEHLQLMVEHLQVKEEHLQLMVEHLQVKEEHLQLMVEHLQLMVEHLQLMEEHLQLTVEHLQLTVEHLQLTVEHLQLTVEHLQLTEEHLQVMEEHLQLMVEHLQVMEEHLQLMVEHLQLMVE; from the exons atggtggaacatctacagctgatggtggaacatctacagctgatggtggaacatctacaggtaatggaggaacatctacagctgatggaggaacatctacagctgatggtggaacatctacaggtgaaggaggaacatctacagctgacggaggaacatctacagctgacggaggaacatctacagctgatggtggaacatctacagctgatggtggaacatctacagctgatggtggaacatctacaggtgaaggaggaacatctacagctgatggtggaacatctacaggtgaaggaggaacatctacagctgatggtggaacatctacag ctgatggtggaacatctacag ctgatggaggaacatctacagctgacggtggaacatctacagctgacggtggaacatctacagctgacggtggaacatctacagctgacggtggaacatctacagctgacggaggaacatctacaggtgatggaggaacatctacagctgatggtggaacatctacaggtgatggaggaacatctacagctgatggtggaacatctacagctgatggtggaatGA
- the LOC127531819 gene encoding uncharacterized protein LOC127531819 isoform X7: MVEHLQLMVEHLQLMVEHLQLMVEHLQLMVEHLQLMVEHLQVKEEHLQLMVEHLQVKEEHLQLMVEHLQVMVEHLQLMVEHLQLMVEHLQVMEEHLQLMVEHLQLMVEHLQLMVEHLQLMVEHLQVMEEHLQLMVEHLQLMVEHLQLMEEHLQLTVEHLQLTVEHLQLTVEHLQLTVEHLQLTEEHLQVMEEHLQLMVEHLQVMEEHLQLMVEHLQLMVE; encoded by the exons atggtggaacatctacagctgatggtggaacatctacagctgatggtggaacatctacag ctgatggtggaacatctacagctgatggtggaacatctacagctgatggtggaacatctacaggtgaaggaggaacatctacagctgatggtggaacatctacaggtgaaggaggaacatctacagctgatggtggaacatctacaggtgatggtggaacatctacagctgatggtggaacatctacagctgatggtggaacatctacaggtgatggaggaacatctacagctgatggtggaacatctacagctgatggtggaacatctacagctgatggtggaacatctacagctgatggtggaacatctacaggtgatggaggaacatctacagctgatggtggaacatctacagctgatggtggaacatctacag ctgatggaggaacatctacagctgacggtggaacatctacagctgacggtggaacatctacagctgacggtggaacatctacagctgacggtggaacatctacagctgacggaggaacatctacaggtgatggaggaacatctacagctgatggtggaacatctacaggtgatggaggaacatctacagctgatggtggaacatctacagctgatggtggaatGA
- the LOC127531819 gene encoding involucrin-like isoform X9: MVEHLQLMVEHLQLMVEHLQVMEEHLQLMEEHLQLMVEHLQVKEEHLQLTEEHLQLTEEHLQLMVEHLQLMVEHLQLMVEHLQVKEEHLQLMVEHLQVKEEHLQLMVEHLQLMVEHLQVMEEHLQLMVEHLQLMEEHLQLMEEHLQLTVEHLQLTVEHLQLTVEHLQLTVEHLQLTEEHLQVMEEHLQLMVEHLQVMEEHLQLMVEHLQLMVE; this comes from the exons atggtggaacatctacagctgatggtggaacatctacagctgatggtggaacatctacaggtaatggaggaacatctacagctgatggaggaacatctacagctgatggtggaacatctacaggtgaaggaggaacatctacagctgacggaggaacatctacagctgacggaggaacatctacagctgatggtggaacatctacagctgatggtggaacatctacagctgatggtggaacatctacaggtgaaggaggaacatctacagctgatggtggaacatctacaggtgaaggaggaacatctacagctgatggtggaacatctacag ctgatggtggaacatctacaggtgatggaggaacatctacagctgatggtggaacatctacagctgatggaggaacatctacagctgatggaggaacatctacagctgacggtggaacatctacagctgacggtggaacatctacagctgacggtggaacatctacagctgacggtggaacatctacagctgacggaggaacatctacaggtgatggaggaacatctacagctgatggtggaacatctacaggtgatggaggaacatctacagctgatggtggaacatctacagctgatggtggaatGA
- the LOC127531819 gene encoding involucrin-like isoform X13: MVEHLQLMVEHLQLMVEHLQVMEEHLQLMEEHLQLMVEHLQVKEEHLQLTEEHLQLTEEHLQLMVEHLQLMVEHLQLMVEHLQVKEEHLQLMVEHLQLMVEHLQLMVEHLQVMEEHLQLMVEHLQLMEEHLQLMEEHLQLTVEHLQLTVEHLQLTVEHLQLTVEHLQLTEEHLQVMEEHLQLMVEHLQVMEEHLQLMVEHLQLMVE, from the exons atggtggaacatctacagctgatggtggaacatctacagctgatggtggaacatctacaggtaatggaggaacatctacagctgatggaggaacatctacagctgatggtggaacatctacaggtgaaggaggaacatctacagctgacggaggaacatctacagctgacggaggaacatctacagctgatggtggaacatctacagctgatggtggaacatctacagctgatggtggaacatctacaggtgaaggaggaacatctacagctgatggtggaacatctacag ctgatggtggaacatctacagctgatggtggaacatctacaggtgatggaggaacatctacagctgatggtggaacatctacagctgatggaggaacatctacagctgatggaggaacatctacagctgacggtggaacatctacagctgacggtggaacatctacagctgacggtggaacatctacagctgacggtggaacatctacagctgacggaggaacatctacaggtgatggaggaacatctacagctgatggtggaacatctacaggtgatggaggaacatctacagctgatggtggaacatctacagctgatggtggaatGA
- the LOC127531819 gene encoding involucrin-like isoform X15 yields the protein MVEHLQLMVEHLQLMVEHLQVMEEHLQLMEEHLQLMVEHLQVKEEHLQLTEEHLQLTEEHLQLMVEHLQLMVEHLQLMVEHLQVKEEHLQLMVEHLQLMVEHLQVMEEHLQLMVEHLQLMEEHLQLMEEHLQLTVEHLQLTVEHLQLTVEHLQLTVEHLQLTEEHLQVMEEHLQLMVEHLQVMEEHLQLMVEHLQLMVE from the exons atggtggaacatctacagctgatggtggaacatctacagctgatggtggaacatctacaggtaatggaggaacatctacagctgatggaggaacatctacagctgatggtggaacatctacaggtgaaggaggaacatctacagctgacggaggaacatctacagctgacggaggaacatctacagctgatggtggaacatctacagctgatggtggaacatctacagctgatggtggaacatctacaggtgaaggaggaacatctacagctgatggtggaacatctacag ctgatggtggaacatctacaggtgatggaggaacatctacagctgatggtggaacatctacagctgatggaggaacatctacagctgatggaggaacatctacagctgacggtggaacatctacagctgacggtggaacatctacagctgacggtggaacatctacagctgacggtggaacatctacagctgacggaggaacatctacaggtgatggaggaacatctacagctgatggtggaacatctacaggtgatggaggaacatctacagctgatggtggaacatctacagctgatggtggaatGA
- the LOC127531819 gene encoding uncharacterized protein LOC127531819 isoform X23, whose product MVEHLQLMVEHLQLMVEHLQLMVEHLQLMVEHLQVKEEHLQLMVEHLQLMVEHLQVMEEHLQLMVEHLQLMEEHLQLMEEHLQLTVEHLQLTVEHLQLTVEHLQLTVEHLQLTEEHLQVMEEHLQLMVEHLQVMEEHLQLMVEHLQLMVE is encoded by the exons atggtggaacatctacagctgatggtggaacatctacagctgatggtggaacatctacag ctgatggtggaacatctacagctgatggtggaacatctacaggtgaaggaggaacatctacagctgatggtggaacatctacag ctgatggtggaacatctacaggtgatggaggaacatctacagctgatggtggaacatctacagctgatggaggaacatctacagctgatggaggaacatctacagctgacggtggaacatctacagctgacggtggaacatctacagctgacggtggaacatctacagctgacggtggaacatctacagctgacggaggaacatctacaggtgatggaggaacatctacagctgatggtggaacatctacaggtgatggaggaacatctacagctgatggtggaacatctacagctgatggtggaatGA